The DNA region ACGGCAGAGTTTTTTCGCGACCAAGGCAAACAGGTACTTTTGCTTGTTGATTCCGTCACCCGATATTGTGAGGCGCACCGCGAAGTCGCTGTTGTGGGTGGAGAGCAGGCAAACCTCCGTGGTTTTCCACCCTCAACCGCCGGTGCCATCGCGTCCTTGTGTGAACGGGCCGGACCGGGTGAAGACGGGCAGGGTGATATCACTGCGGTCTACACTGTCCTTGTTGCAGGTTCTGACATGGAAGAACCAGTGGCCGACATGTTGCGCGGTGTCTTAGACGGGCACATCGTATTGGATCGGACAATTGCCGAAAGGGGTCGCTTTCCTGCCATTGACGTGTTGCGGTCCGTTTCACGGTCCTTGCCAGATGTCGCAGACCGGGTTGAAAATGCACTTATTGCTGACGCCAGAGCGCTCTTGGCGACCTACGACAAGGCTGCACTAATGGTACAGGCGGGCCTCTACGAGTCTGGATCAGACGAAAGGATCGACGCGTCGATTGCCTGCCATGAACCGCTGGAGCTCTTCTTGACAGTCAAAGACAAACGAGATGCCCGCGCCCACTTTGCCGCATTGAAAAAGGCGATAGCGCAGGGCGCGCCCGCGCAAAACTCCGGATAAGTCGCAAGAGAGAGGGCGATTTAGGGTCGGAGTCGCGTCGTGAGAATAGTCAGGCGCATCGCGCCAGGTCTAAGAAAGACACTGCCGCGCAACGTCTCGAAAGACAGATGACTTCTGCCCGCTCTTTCGGCCCCGTACCAATCAGGTTCAGCGCGGTTGATCGAAGCGCCTAAATCAGTTGCGATCTCGGCACGGCCGCCGATTGCAACAAGGTCAAGGCGATGCTGCCACCATTCGCGGCGCTGATCTGGGCGGCTTCCGATCGAATCAGAAACAACCGGATCAGATCTTCTTGCCTGTCAGGATCAAGAAAATCCGCAGCCTGATCGGTTCCAAACACGGACTTCGCTCTGTCCCGAAACGTTTCCAACTGTTGGTCGATATCAATTGTTCCAAAACTTGCGGGTAGCCCGAGGGCCTTTTCAAAAACGGTACGCAAAGGGCCGTCACCCATGATGGAAAACCAACGGCCTGTTTCGGTCTGGTTGTCGGCGACAATATCCGAAATCTTGTCCGCGGTATTCAAGGCCAGCCGCATGTCAGGATCGCTGTTGCCTACGGCACGCGCGAACTGTTGTTTCTCGTAGCGGGATACAATCTCGTCGCCAAAGAACGTTAACCCTGTTCGGGGGATATCACCCTGACCCAAACCAAAAGCTGAGGCAAACGCAAAGTAACGCTTGTCTGACAGCCGGTTGGCGAGGCCGTCTTCATTGGCGATGCCGTCCGACAGGACCTTAGAAACGAAAAAGCGATTGTTGATGTCTTCGTCCAGACCAAACGCGCCAAGTGCGACCGAGAGTAATCTGCGGTTATTCACCAGCTCTTCGGCAGTATTGATTTTCGCAATATTCTCTCGGAAATAGGTTGTATCACGAATGACCGGTTGGCTCTGATTGAACGTGTCTTGTTGCGCCTCAATCGTGCGCTGCAGGAACCGCCATCCGACATAGCCGGACAGAGGGACAACCGGTTGAAAGGTCATTGTGGCTGCGCCGCGATTAAGCGGTCCTCTTGCGGCAACAGGGCACGCAGCGCCTTCAGTGTCCGATAGAAGTCACCGGACCGAACAGCGCGCGTCGCGGCCGATAAACGGTCGTGGCTATCCTCGTCCATCAAGGCCTGGCTCAATTGATTGATGCCAGTGATCATCTGCGGTGTTGCGTCTTCCGGGCTAACGTCGCCGGACAACACCAATTGCGCAATGTAGCAAACCCGCCGCACGGGTGTATTCGCCTCGCCTGGATGGATTGCATCTCGCAAACGCAAGATGTTGGCATTGGGTGTAATGATGGACAGCTTGCTGCGTCGGTCACCGTTTTCGATCACGGCGCCATTGACCAAAACCCTTTCTCTGGGGTTCAGCTTTAGAACCAGCCCGCTCATGTGGTTGCACCCGAGGCACGCAAGCCGCGAATGACGGCGCGGTTGATATCGACCAAAGCGGACAAATCAGCCTCACCACGAAGAAATTTCTGGCTGTGCAGGTCGGTGAACTCAGCAAGATAGAATATATTGGCGCGTAAATCTGTGGGCAACGCGTTGTCGGCGTCTGCGACGTCAACGGCGAGAGCGGTCCACATTTGGCGGTTGTCGTGGACTGCGGATACGATGTGCGCATAAGGCGCGTCGGTCTGGGAAAGGCGGCTTGTAATTTCGGAAATTAGTTGGGCTTCGATAGACCGAGGGGTACGAATGGAAGCGGTTGAAGGGGCATAGGCCTGTCGGGCGAGTTCGATAGCGTTCACGGCGGATCCTTCCGGGGCGATGTGAAACTAAACGCGATTTTATCGCGCAATTGCGAGTGAGCCGGAGGCGCCAAGAGCGCCTCCGGCAAATGCCCTTAGCGGAAGAGCGACAGGATGGTCTGTGGAGCCTGGTTCGCAATCGACAGCGACTGGACACCAAGCTGCTGCTGGACCTGCAAGGCTTGGAGACGTGCAGACGCCTCTTCCATGTTGGCGTCGACCAATGTGCCAATGCCTGACTTCAATGCATCGGTCAGATTTGATACAAATTCGGACTGCGTTTCGATCCGACCCTGTGCAGAACCAAAGCTGGCTGCGGAGTCAATCGACGTTGCAATCAGGCTTTCGATGGCGGTCAGAGCCGCAGCTGCGCCGTCATCGGTTGTTGCATCAAGTTCGGACAGCAGCTGAAGGCCACCGCTGACCGAACCGCCAGCATCCAGGTCGATGTTGGCCGCAGCGGAAGCGGCAAGGGCTGTCGTCGTGTTATTCACAACGCTCACGACGTTCCCACTGACTGTCACGGTGAAGTCATC from Yoonia sp. R2331 includes:
- a CDS encoding DUF1217 domain-containing protein, producing the protein MTFQPVVPLSGYVGWRFLQRTIEAQQDTFNQSQPVIRDTTYFRENIAKINTAEELVNNRRLLSVALGAFGLDEDINNRFFVSKVLSDGIANEDGLANRLSDKRYFAFASAFGLGQGDIPRTGLTFFGDEIVSRYEKQQFARAVGNSDPDMRLALNTADKISDIVADNQTETGRWFSIMGDGPLRTVFEKALGLPASFGTIDIDQQLETFRDRAKSVFGTDQAADFLDPDRQEDLIRLFLIRSEAAQISAANGGSIALTLLQSAAVPRSQLI
- the flbT gene encoding flagellar biosynthesis repressor FlbT; the protein is MSGLVLKLNPRERVLVNGAVIENGDRRSKLSIITPNANILRLRDAIHPGEANTPVRRVCYIAQLVLSGDVSPEDATPQMITGINQLSQALMDEDSHDRLSAATRAVRSGDFYRTLKALRALLPQEDRLIAAQPQ
- the flaF gene encoding flagellar biosynthesis regulator FlaF, giving the protein MNAIELARQAYAPSTASIRTPRSIEAQLISEITSRLSQTDAPYAHIVSAVHDNRQMWTALAVDVADADNALPTDLRANIFYLAEFTDLHSQKFLRGEADLSALVDINRAVIRGLRASGATT